From Candidatus Bathyarchaeum sp.:
GATTTGCTGATTATTGAAAATGTTGGCAACCTTATCTGTCCAGCAGAATTTCCCTTAGGCACAAACAAACGAGTTGTTGTAATTAGTGTTACTGAAGGACCCTACATGATTTTGAAACATCCGTTTACGTTCATGAACGCTGATGTGATGGTAATAAACAAGAAAGATTTAGCTCAAACCATGAAAATTGACATACAGCA
This genomic window contains:
- the hypB gene encoding hydrogenase nickel incorporation protein HypB yields the protein DLLIIENVGNLICPAEFPLGTNKRVVVISVTEGPYMILKHPFTFMNADVMVINKKDLAQTMKIDIQQLESQAKEVKPTVKVAVTNALTGEGVKELIKALEL